One part of the Xiphophorus hellerii strain 12219 chromosome 17, Xiphophorus_hellerii-4.1, whole genome shotgun sequence genome encodes these proteins:
- the ptpn12 gene encoding tyrosine-protein phosphatase non-receptor type 12 isoform X2: MDQAGILRNFIQRVKAMSELDEDRAEDNFGSDFMRLRRLSTKYRTEKIYPTNVGEREENVKKNRYKDILPFDHTRVKLTLKTTNQDTDYINANFIKGVDGPKTYIATQGPLPNTVIDFWRMNWEYNVAVIVMACREFEMGRKKCERYFPSRDEEPLSFGPFRISCESEQQRTDYFIRTLTVQYNNETRRISQFHYINWPDHDVPSSFDSILDMIGLMREYQENDDVSICVHCSAGCGRTGAICAIDYTWNLLKAGKIPEDFNVFRLIQEMRTQRHSAVQTKEQYELVHRAIAQLFEKQLQLLESPTSTQIHDGMNESSPDKTSIQSDEERWDAPPPKPPRIRSSQVEGDVKEEILQPPEAHPVPPILTPSPPSAFPTVTNVRQDNDRYHPKPVIHVLDTTQRSLKENEEANKQQNQSESSLRKPASQSKPRDLNVQSQNQQTQVSHLDLNDNYNNKSSSTSTKSESGPSQTPTPSSPLSPVVECCGAPRIERKLSIEIKKVPLQEGPRSFDTSSSTGANNSTNSGSTLQRAHAFKARSGQTLLTSSSSLSEDSGTEGGSGGCGERHSDEGVLTRPNHLPVTSDGKKKTQDAKPGHTTWTHSCNSPEKPFPKTSSSSSSSDRAAPSSSSSSHISSSSSSSSSSTPVRTALSFTNPLHSDNSEEEGNEEMSELKESYHKNVSTATGTVTTSPHLETQQSIRKVLPMSIAGQTIPSPSASPANCWDTDDSPPPLPERTPESFILATVKTSALAEWSCSQKDVSDCCEASPAVSASDGGTAGVSQVDLGFGNRCIQPKGPREPSVKWT, from the exons cGGTTGCGGCGGCTATCAACCAAGTACCGAACGGAGAAGATCTACCCCACCAACGTAGGAGAGAGggaagaaaatgtgaagaagaaCCGATACAAAGATATACTGCCAT TTGACCACACTAGAGTAAAGCTgacattaaaaacaaccaatcaggacACAGATTACATCAACGCAAACTTTATTAAG GGTGTTGATGGCCCAAAAACCTACATCGCAACTCAGGGTCCGCTCCCAAACACGGTCATCGACTTCTGGAGGATGAACTGGGAGTACAATGTCGCT GTTATTGTAATGGCTTGCCGAGAATTTGAGATGGGAAGG AAAAAATGCGAGCGGTATTTTCCATCACGAGACGAGGAGCCCTTGAGTTTCGGCCCTTTCCGAATCTCCTGT gaatcAGAGCAGCAAAGAACAGACTACTTTATCAGGACTTTGACGGTGCAGTATAATAAC GAAACACGGCGGATATCTCAGTTCCATTATATCAACTGGCCTGATCACGACGTCCCATCGTCGTTTGACTCCATATTGGATATGATCGGACTAATGAGGGAATACCAGGAGAACGATGACGTTTCTATTTGTGTTCACTGCAG tGCAGGTTGTGGGAGGACGGGGGCTATTTGTGCCATTGACTACACGTGGAATCTCCTCAAAGCTGGG AAAATTCCAGAGGACTTTAACGTTTTCCGGTTAATCCAAGAGATGAGGACGCAGCGGCATTCTGCTGTTCAAACAAAG GAGCAGTATGAGTTGGTTCACAGAGCGATCGCTCAGCTTTTTGAGAAACAACTGCAGCTTTTGGAGAGCCCCACCAGCACGCAGATACATGATGGCATG AACGAAAGCAGTCCGGACAAAACAAGCATTCAGTCAGATGAGGAACGATGGGACGCTCCGCCGCCTAAACCTCCTCGCATTCGCAG TTCGCAGGTGGAAGGTGACGTTAAGGAGGAGATTCTCCAGCCCCCCGAGGCTCACCCCGTCCCCCCGATTCTCACCCCGTCTCCCCCGTCTGCTTTCCCCACCGTCACCAACGTACGGCAGGACAACGACCGCTACCATCCCAAACCCGTCATACATGTCCTGGATACCACACAGCGCAGCCTGAAAGAG AACGAAGAAGCGAATAAGCAGCAGAACCAGTCCGAATCCAGTCTCCGCAAACCTGCCAGCCAATCAAAGCCTAGAGATCTGAATGTACAAAGCCAGAATCAGCAGACCCAGGTCTCACACCTGGATCTCAACgacaactacaacaacaaatCTTCGTCAACGTCAACAAAGTCCGAATCGGGCCCGAGCCAGACTCCGACGCCCTCCTCGCCCCTGTCGCCGGTCGTCGAATGCTGCGGCGCCCCTCGGATCGAGAGGAAGCTCAGCATAGAGATCAAGAAGGTGCCGCTGCAGGAAGGACCTCGCAGCTTCGACACCTCCTCCTCCACGGGAGCCAACAATTCGACTAACAGTGGCTCCACGCTGCAAAGGGCCCACGCCTTCAAAGCCCGGTCCGGTCAAACCTTGCTGACGTCCAGCTCTTCTTTGTCGGAGGACTCCGGGACGGAGGGGGGGTCGGGCGGATGCGGAGAGAGGCACTCGGACGAGGGCGTCCTAACCAGACCGAACCACCTTCCCGTGACGAGTGACGGCAAGAAGAAGACGCAAGACGCGAAACCCGGCCACACGACATGGACGCACTCCTGCAACAGCCCCGAAAAACCGTTTCCCAagacctcctcctcctcttcttcctcggACAGAGCCgctccatcctcctcttcctcgtcccACATATCCTCCTCCTCATCGTCGTCGTCCTCCTCCACTCCTGTCAGGACTGCCCTGAGTTTCACCAACCCCCTGCACTCCGATAACTCTGAAGAGGAGGGGAACGAGGAGATGTCCGAGCTGAAGGAGAGTTATCATAAAAACGTCTCCACGGCGACAGGCACCGTGACCACCTCACCTCACCTGGAAACCCAGCAGTCCATCAGAAAGGTGCTGCCCATGTCCATCGCGGGACAGACCATCCCATCACCCTCTGCAAGCCCAGCAA ACTGCTGGGACACTGACGACTCTCCTCCCCCTCTCCCTGAGAGAACCCCCGAGTCCTTCATACTGGCCACAG TGAAAACATCAGCCTTAGCTGAATGGAGCTGCTCACAAAAAG aTGTCTCTGATTGTTGTGAGGCATCGCCAGCGGTGTCTGCATCAGACGGCGGCACAGCAGGAGTTAGCCAAGTAGACCTGG GGTTCGGTAACCGCTGCATTCAGCCCAAAGGCCCTCGAGAACCCTCTGTGAAGTGGACATGA
- the ptpn12 gene encoding tyrosine-protein phosphatase non-receptor type 12 isoform X7 — protein MDQAGILRNFIQRVKAMSELDEDRAEDNFGSDFMRLRRLSTKYRTEKIYPTNVGEREENVKKNRYKDILPFDHTRVKLTLKTTNQDTDYINANFIKGVDGPKTYIATQGPLPNTVIDFWRMNWEYNVAVIVMACREFEMGRKKCERYFPSRDEEPLSFGPFRISCESEQQRTDYFIRTLTVQYNNETRRISQFHYINWPDHDVPSSFDSILDMIGLMREYQENDDVSICVHCSAGCGRTGAICAIDYTWNLLKAGKIPEDFNVFRLIQEMRTQRHSAVQTKEQYELVHRAIAQLFEKQLQLLESPTSTQIHDGMNESSPDKTSIQSDEERWDAPPPKPPRIRSSQVEGDVKEEILQPPEAHPVPPILTPSPPSAFPTVTNVRQDNDRYHPKPVIHVLDTTQRSLKENEEANKQQNQSESSLRKPASQSKPRDLNVQSQNQQTQVSHLDLNDNYNNKSSSTSTKSESGPSQTPTPSSPLSPVVECCGAPRIERKLSIEIKKVPLQEGPRSFDTSSSTGANNSTNSGSTLQRAHAFKARSGQTLLTSSSSLSEDSGTEGGSGGCGERHSDEGVLTRPNHLPVTSDGKKKTQDAKPGHTTWTHSCNSPEKPFPKTSSSSSSSDRAAPSSSSSSHISSSSSSSSSSTPVRTALSFTNPLHSDNSEEEGNEEMSELKESYHKNVSTATGTVTTSPHLETQQSIRKVLPMSIAGQTIPSPSASPANVSDCCEASPAVSASDGGTAGVSQVDLGGVR, from the exons cGGTTGCGGCGGCTATCAACCAAGTACCGAACGGAGAAGATCTACCCCACCAACGTAGGAGAGAGggaagaaaatgtgaagaagaaCCGATACAAAGATATACTGCCAT TTGACCACACTAGAGTAAAGCTgacattaaaaacaaccaatcaggacACAGATTACATCAACGCAAACTTTATTAAG GGTGTTGATGGCCCAAAAACCTACATCGCAACTCAGGGTCCGCTCCCAAACACGGTCATCGACTTCTGGAGGATGAACTGGGAGTACAATGTCGCT GTTATTGTAATGGCTTGCCGAGAATTTGAGATGGGAAGG AAAAAATGCGAGCGGTATTTTCCATCACGAGACGAGGAGCCCTTGAGTTTCGGCCCTTTCCGAATCTCCTGT gaatcAGAGCAGCAAAGAACAGACTACTTTATCAGGACTTTGACGGTGCAGTATAATAAC GAAACACGGCGGATATCTCAGTTCCATTATATCAACTGGCCTGATCACGACGTCCCATCGTCGTTTGACTCCATATTGGATATGATCGGACTAATGAGGGAATACCAGGAGAACGATGACGTTTCTATTTGTGTTCACTGCAG tGCAGGTTGTGGGAGGACGGGGGCTATTTGTGCCATTGACTACACGTGGAATCTCCTCAAAGCTGGG AAAATTCCAGAGGACTTTAACGTTTTCCGGTTAATCCAAGAGATGAGGACGCAGCGGCATTCTGCTGTTCAAACAAAG GAGCAGTATGAGTTGGTTCACAGAGCGATCGCTCAGCTTTTTGAGAAACAACTGCAGCTTTTGGAGAGCCCCACCAGCACGCAGATACATGATGGCATG AACGAAAGCAGTCCGGACAAAACAAGCATTCAGTCAGATGAGGAACGATGGGACGCTCCGCCGCCTAAACCTCCTCGCATTCGCAG TTCGCAGGTGGAAGGTGACGTTAAGGAGGAGATTCTCCAGCCCCCCGAGGCTCACCCCGTCCCCCCGATTCTCACCCCGTCTCCCCCGTCTGCTTTCCCCACCGTCACCAACGTACGGCAGGACAACGACCGCTACCATCCCAAACCCGTCATACATGTCCTGGATACCACACAGCGCAGCCTGAAAGAG AACGAAGAAGCGAATAAGCAGCAGAACCAGTCCGAATCCAGTCTCCGCAAACCTGCCAGCCAATCAAAGCCTAGAGATCTGAATGTACAAAGCCAGAATCAGCAGACCCAGGTCTCACACCTGGATCTCAACgacaactacaacaacaaatCTTCGTCAACGTCAACAAAGTCCGAATCGGGCCCGAGCCAGACTCCGACGCCCTCCTCGCCCCTGTCGCCGGTCGTCGAATGCTGCGGCGCCCCTCGGATCGAGAGGAAGCTCAGCATAGAGATCAAGAAGGTGCCGCTGCAGGAAGGACCTCGCAGCTTCGACACCTCCTCCTCCACGGGAGCCAACAATTCGACTAACAGTGGCTCCACGCTGCAAAGGGCCCACGCCTTCAAAGCCCGGTCCGGTCAAACCTTGCTGACGTCCAGCTCTTCTTTGTCGGAGGACTCCGGGACGGAGGGGGGGTCGGGCGGATGCGGAGAGAGGCACTCGGACGAGGGCGTCCTAACCAGACCGAACCACCTTCCCGTGACGAGTGACGGCAAGAAGAAGACGCAAGACGCGAAACCCGGCCACACGACATGGACGCACTCCTGCAACAGCCCCGAAAAACCGTTTCCCAagacctcctcctcctcttcttcctcggACAGAGCCgctccatcctcctcttcctcgtcccACATATCCTCCTCCTCATCGTCGTCGTCCTCCTCCACTCCTGTCAGGACTGCCCTGAGTTTCACCAACCCCCTGCACTCCGATAACTCTGAAGAGGAGGGGAACGAGGAGATGTCCGAGCTGAAGGAGAGTTATCATAAAAACGTCTCCACGGCGACAGGCACCGTGACCACCTCACCTCACCTGGAAACCCAGCAGTCCATCAGAAAGGTGCTGCCCATGTCCATCGCGGGACAGACCATCCCATCACCCTCTGCAAGCCCAGCAA aTGTCTCTGATTGTTGTGAGGCATCGCCAGCGGTGTCTGCATCAGACGGCGGCACAGCAGGAGTTAGCCAAGTAGACCTGGGTGG GGTTCGGTAA
- the ptpn12 gene encoding tyrosine-protein phosphatase non-receptor type 12 isoform X3, with product MDQAGILRNFIQRVKAMSELDEDRAEDNFGSDFMRLRRLSTKYRTEKIYPTNVGEREENVKKNRYKDILPFDHTRVKLTLKTTNQDTDYINANFIKGVDGPKTYIATQGPLPNTVIDFWRMNWEYNVAVIVMACREFEMGRKKCERYFPSRDEEPLSFGPFRISCESEQQRTDYFIRTLTVQYNNETRRISQFHYINWPDHDVPSSFDSILDMIGLMREYQENDDVSICVHCSAGCGRTGAICAIDYTWNLLKAGKIPEDFNVFRLIQEMRTQRHSAVQTKEQYELVHRAIAQLFEKQLQLLESPTSTQIHDGMNESSPDKTSIQSDEERWDAPPPKPPRIRSSQVEGDVKEEILQPPEAHPVPPILTPSPPSAFPTVTNVRQDNDRYHPKPVIHVLDTTQRSLKENEEANKQQNQSESSLRKPASQSKPRDLNVQSQNQQTQVSHLDLNDNYNNKSSSTSTKSESGPSQTPTPSSPLSPVVECCGAPRIERKLSIEIKKVPLQEGPRSFDTSSSTGANNSTNSGSTLQRAHAFKARSGQTLLTSSSSLSEDSGTEGGSGGCGERHSDEGVLTRPNHLPVTSDGKKKTQDAKPGHTTWTHSCNSPEKPFPKTSSSSSSSDRAAPSSSSSSHISSSSSSSSSSTPVRTALSFTNPLHSDNSEEEGNEEMSELKESYHKNVSTATGTVTTSPHLETQQSIRKVLPMSIAGQTIPSPSASPANCWDTDDSPPPLPERTPESFILATDPLEVKTSALAEWSCSQKDVSDCCEASPAVSASDGGTAGVSQVDLGGVR from the exons cGGTTGCGGCGGCTATCAACCAAGTACCGAACGGAGAAGATCTACCCCACCAACGTAGGAGAGAGggaagaaaatgtgaagaagaaCCGATACAAAGATATACTGCCAT TTGACCACACTAGAGTAAAGCTgacattaaaaacaaccaatcaggacACAGATTACATCAACGCAAACTTTATTAAG GGTGTTGATGGCCCAAAAACCTACATCGCAACTCAGGGTCCGCTCCCAAACACGGTCATCGACTTCTGGAGGATGAACTGGGAGTACAATGTCGCT GTTATTGTAATGGCTTGCCGAGAATTTGAGATGGGAAGG AAAAAATGCGAGCGGTATTTTCCATCACGAGACGAGGAGCCCTTGAGTTTCGGCCCTTTCCGAATCTCCTGT gaatcAGAGCAGCAAAGAACAGACTACTTTATCAGGACTTTGACGGTGCAGTATAATAAC GAAACACGGCGGATATCTCAGTTCCATTATATCAACTGGCCTGATCACGACGTCCCATCGTCGTTTGACTCCATATTGGATATGATCGGACTAATGAGGGAATACCAGGAGAACGATGACGTTTCTATTTGTGTTCACTGCAG tGCAGGTTGTGGGAGGACGGGGGCTATTTGTGCCATTGACTACACGTGGAATCTCCTCAAAGCTGGG AAAATTCCAGAGGACTTTAACGTTTTCCGGTTAATCCAAGAGATGAGGACGCAGCGGCATTCTGCTGTTCAAACAAAG GAGCAGTATGAGTTGGTTCACAGAGCGATCGCTCAGCTTTTTGAGAAACAACTGCAGCTTTTGGAGAGCCCCACCAGCACGCAGATACATGATGGCATG AACGAAAGCAGTCCGGACAAAACAAGCATTCAGTCAGATGAGGAACGATGGGACGCTCCGCCGCCTAAACCTCCTCGCATTCGCAG TTCGCAGGTGGAAGGTGACGTTAAGGAGGAGATTCTCCAGCCCCCCGAGGCTCACCCCGTCCCCCCGATTCTCACCCCGTCTCCCCCGTCTGCTTTCCCCACCGTCACCAACGTACGGCAGGACAACGACCGCTACCATCCCAAACCCGTCATACATGTCCTGGATACCACACAGCGCAGCCTGAAAGAG AACGAAGAAGCGAATAAGCAGCAGAACCAGTCCGAATCCAGTCTCCGCAAACCTGCCAGCCAATCAAAGCCTAGAGATCTGAATGTACAAAGCCAGAATCAGCAGACCCAGGTCTCACACCTGGATCTCAACgacaactacaacaacaaatCTTCGTCAACGTCAACAAAGTCCGAATCGGGCCCGAGCCAGACTCCGACGCCCTCCTCGCCCCTGTCGCCGGTCGTCGAATGCTGCGGCGCCCCTCGGATCGAGAGGAAGCTCAGCATAGAGATCAAGAAGGTGCCGCTGCAGGAAGGACCTCGCAGCTTCGACACCTCCTCCTCCACGGGAGCCAACAATTCGACTAACAGTGGCTCCACGCTGCAAAGGGCCCACGCCTTCAAAGCCCGGTCCGGTCAAACCTTGCTGACGTCCAGCTCTTCTTTGTCGGAGGACTCCGGGACGGAGGGGGGGTCGGGCGGATGCGGAGAGAGGCACTCGGACGAGGGCGTCCTAACCAGACCGAACCACCTTCCCGTGACGAGTGACGGCAAGAAGAAGACGCAAGACGCGAAACCCGGCCACACGACATGGACGCACTCCTGCAACAGCCCCGAAAAACCGTTTCCCAagacctcctcctcctcttcttcctcggACAGAGCCgctccatcctcctcttcctcgtcccACATATCCTCCTCCTCATCGTCGTCGTCCTCCTCCACTCCTGTCAGGACTGCCCTGAGTTTCACCAACCCCCTGCACTCCGATAACTCTGAAGAGGAGGGGAACGAGGAGATGTCCGAGCTGAAGGAGAGTTATCATAAAAACGTCTCCACGGCGACAGGCACCGTGACCACCTCACCTCACCTGGAAACCCAGCAGTCCATCAGAAAGGTGCTGCCCATGTCCATCGCGGGACAGACCATCCCATCACCCTCTGCAAGCCCAGCAA ACTGCTGGGACACTGACGACTCTCCTCCCCCTCTCCCTGAGAGAACCCCCGAGTCCTTCATACTGGCCACAG ATCCTCTGGAAGTGAAAACATCAGCCTTAGCTGAATGGAGCTGCTCACAAAAAG aTGTCTCTGATTGTTGTGAGGCATCGCCAGCGGTGTCTGCATCAGACGGCGGCACAGCAGGAGTTAGCCAAGTAGACCTGGGTGG GGTTCGGTAA